CATCCGCGACTGGTGCGAGCCATTGCGGCAAGGGCCCTAGGCCTTCTGCCAAAGGACGGGCTTGCGTCGCTTGGGATAGAGCTCTTGGCAGAGGGGACAAACCCGTCCATCACAACCGCGGGCCGTGCAGAACTCACGCCCGTAAAAGATGATCTGCAGGTGGAGCTTGTTCCAAGCGTCCTTGGGGAAGAGGCGCTTGAGATCCGTCTCGGTACGCGCGACGTTCTCGCCACTGCTCAAGCCCCAACGTTGGGCCAGGCGATGAATGTGGGTGTCAACGGGAAAAGCGGGCACACCAAAGGCCTGAGCCATCACCACGCTGGCGGTCTTATGGCCCACTCCGGGGAGCGCCTCCAGTGCGGCAAAACTGGCGGGGACTGCACCCCCGTGGCGCTCAAGCAACAACTCCGCAAGACGCTTGACGTTGCGCGCTTTGGTTTTCGCGAGACCCAGCTGACGGATGTAGCCCAGGATCTCGGCCTCCGGTAAAGCAGCCATGGCCTGGGGCGTTGGTCCAGCGGCGAACAACGCCGGGGTGACCTCATTGACCTTTTTGTCCGTGCATTGGGCGCTAAGGAGCACCGCAATCAACAAGGTGAAGGGATCGCTGTGGTCCAGAGGAACCGGCGTCTCGGGGTA
This DNA window, taken from Synechococcus sp. LTW-R, encodes the following:
- the nth gene encoding endonuclease III, with amino-acid sequence MRKQERAALIMRRLEEHYPETPVPLDHSDPFTLLIAVLLSAQCTDKKVNEVTPALFAAGPTPQAMAALPEAEILGYIRQLGLAKTKARNVKRLAELLLERHGGAVPASFAALEALPGVGHKTASVVMAQAFGVPAFPVDTHIHRLAQRWGLSSGENVARTETDLKRLFPKDAWNKLHLQIIFYGREFCTARGCDGRVCPLCQELYPKRRKPVLWQKA